The Onychomys torridus chromosome 12, mOncTor1.1, whole genome shotgun sequence genomic interval TTCTGTCTCAGTGAGAAATGTAACTAACACAGGCCCTGGAAGAGACAGCCAGAGAAGGAGATTATCTCTATGTAGGATCAGGAGCCTTTCATTGTCAAGGATTATGGGGCCCCAGAGATCTTCAGCATGCCAGGGCagatcctcaaaaaaaaaaaaaaaaagagaaaggaagggaggaagggagggggggagggaggaaggaaggaaggaaggaaggaaagaaggaaggaaagaaggaaggaaggaaggaaggaaggaaagaaggaaggaaggaaggaaggaaggaaaagggcaaGTTGTTCCATTCAacatcctttcctccttctcaagAGATGGGGCCAACACTATTGGAAGCCCATGAACTtcagactagtggctgtggagcccccatgggactggactaggccctctggatatggaagatggttgtttgggggcacccaagcagggggatcgggatccatccctgatacatgggcaggcttttgggagcctggtgactctggtgtgatgccttgcgcagccttggtgcagtggggagggtcttggacctacctaggctcagtgtgccgggctctgctgactccccatgggagaccttgatttggggaatgtgggaatgtggggtggctagagagggagggctggagggtgggaggagggaatgtgtgggtggtatgtagagtgagtagaaattttcttaataaaaaaatatgaagaaaaaaaagagatggggCCAGTATTTTGTGAATCTCTCTGGATTTAGGACTCTACTTGGGCACACTATTCTCACCCACTAATGGAATGCTTTACAAAGCTATCACTTTTGAATGGAGCCCAGAGGGAGGTCTGCAGCAGATTCAGGCAACAGGGCCAGCAGCTGTCAATTATGTCTCTAATACAATTGAGCCAAATCCTAGGTATATATGGTACATAAGCGTGAAGCTTGGGGTCTTCTGCAGGACCTGGCAATAATTGCAATGAAGACTCCTAAGGCTCTAGAGCGTGGCGATATCTTCTGTGACAGCAAACAGTTCTGTTCCAAAAGCAGCTAGTTATCACTATAAAACCCAATCTATTCAGACAGAGCTGCTCACTGTGATCTGCAAAGTTAGAAGCACTGAGGTGTGTGGTAAGGTGGGCATTAATATCTCTAGGATGTAAGTGAACAGTAGCAAAACCTATTAAAGCTTAgctgtagaacattattttaagatgtgctacattcatttatgctgtggaacatttgtttaatgatgcaaagatgtgttgcattattttatattgcatttatttacctctgtgaagctgttactgtgcctgtctaaaacatttgatcatctagtaaagagctgaacagccaatagcgaggcaggagaaaggataggtgggactggcaagcagagagaataaataggagaaatctgggaggggagatcaaggagaaagagaacaaggagaggaggacatcaggggccagccactcagccacacagccagtcacagagtaagagtgaaaggaagatatacagaagaaaagtCCAGTGGTAAAAGGTAGACAgtataagaaaagctggcaagattaacaagccaagctaaggctgagcatttataattaagaataagcttctatgtgtgatttattggggagctaggtggtgggccTCCCCAAtacagtaaaaacaaccaactacagttAGCTACAGTATCAGCTTGCTGACAGCATCCTAAAAGGTTGAAGCACAGGGTTTACCATGTAGTCAATGCACTGAACAATGGTCATGAATAGTGCCACAGCTAGCCTTCATGAGTGGGAGGACCAACAGTAGGACTGGTCCTTCTTGCCCTCCTAGTGATTAACTGGTGGGATGGAATATGTGCTTTCTTTCCCTACAAATTTTGGGGttacttttcatttcttcccagaGCTAGATATGaaacccagatcccaaataacaaaaccaaacacgtgctaggcaagcattctaccactgagctccatctctGATCCcacatttatgtttttcttatacatttatttgtgtttgtaggAAGGTGGTATGCTGCATCTCACATGTAGAGATTTTGTAGgacttggttctttccttccacaatgCGAGTTCCAGAGATTTAAGTTACATCATCAGTCTTGATGGCTAGCCATCTTTTAGGTTTTGATATATAAGATACCCCAATTTACTGTGGGGCAAGGGGAGAAGACTTTCTGTAATTGTAATGTGATAGATACCTCAGGTATATCCAGGCCATTTTGGTTTTTATACGTGGGAGACAGTCCAAAAAAAACAACGCACTTCAGCAGCCTGGTTTGTGATTGGCAGCACTGACGTGATTACAAGGATAGTGTTACTGCTACACAATTGAGGGCAAGGGTTATGTCTGGATCCCAGGGCATTCACTAGAGAATCTTGATACTTCCATTCCCAAGGTAACTATAAATATGTGATTGCTATGACAACCCCTAGAGTAACTAAGGCTGTCTGTAAGAGCGAAGGTCGTGGTGACTCCATCAGTCAAGCAATCTACATCTAAAGTGATGGCCAAGGAAGGAACATCTAGAAAGCAAGACTGAGGTGATGACCGCCAGCTACCTCCCCCAGGCCAGCCGCAGTAGTGTGGACCTCCGCTTGGGCCACTACCCATCCCATACTGTTTTGTAGATTGTTCGGTCGCCATCACCTTGAaggttgttttttaatgtgtgcacGTTGAAGATCTGTATGGTCCAGATGAAAAAATGACACACTTGTGCCTTCGTCACATCATCAACCCACCTTCTTAGTCCTATAGCTGCTGCTAATTCACTTGCTTTTTGCACCTTCCTGATGGACCCAGCCAGCCAGGTGAGGAATGCCCACCCTGGGAGACACACAGGCAATTGCCAGGTTAACTCTTGATCACTGGAGATAGGATATTTGCTTTTGCCATGTTTGAAGGAGAAAGTCTGTGTACATTCCACAGAGGTCTTCAGAATGCGATGGAAGCCCATTACTCTGAGGCAAGAGGTCAAGAGCACAGTGATGGACTTTCTCCCTCCTTGCATCTCATCCCAAACCCTTAACTATCTGCATACAAAGCCTCTCAGGCTTTGCTAACTGGGGTAATGAGGGCTAATGCTAGGAACAGATGAGAGATGAGTTACATACGCTTTCAAAGTTAAAAGCAAAGACACTTGTGTAAATAAACAGAGTGTGCTGTTCACCCAGAGCTCAGGATTTGACCATCTTTGTGGATGACACTGTTATTATACTGTTTCAAAACTGAACTACAAAGCACAGTAGTGGTTATTTTTATTGGTTGATactctttcatttttatcttcatgGCTTTATGAAGTGAAAAGGCATTACTATCTCCATGCTATAAAAAGAACTCTAGGGGCTAGATCCCAGCTAGTCTTCATCCCAGGCTGATTTCTAGCCTATGCCCCTAGCTGTTATCCTTCTGTTCCTCAGTATGACCTCCATCCTCACTTTCTTACTCCAGAGGCACCAGGGCAGATAAACCCAGCAGGCCCTGCCCTTTGATGTTCCTGTTAGGCCTGCCAGCCTTGGGATCTTTCAGAGACCAAATCAAATGCCATCTCCCTGAACCTCTCAAAGAGAACTACTTCCTTTTCCCAAGTCTTTGTTAAGTGTTTCATATCATCGTTACCTTTACCAATAAGGCTGGGACTTAGATATTAGAGTCCAGACACTGAGTGCTCAGCCGCTCAGTGAGCTCTCAGAGCTGTGCCCGCTGGCTCTCCGACCCTCAGCACACATATCAACTGGCCCCAGTTAGCACTCATTTGCTGAAGGACAGATTAAGTGACTAAAGAAACATTTCTTCCTTGAGCTGGAGTCTTGGAAAGAAGATTCTACACATGCAGCAAACACTGGCCATCCTTCCTTCTGACACACAGATTCCCCAGCACAAGCCAGCCTTGCTTCTGTTTCCAAGGTATTAACATGCTTCTACAATAAATCTAAGAACGAAGAAACTGTTCAGTGATTAACAGAAGATTTATTTATGCAAGAACAGAGTCATCATCCTTGCCAAATTTAATAGGACATCTTTAAAGTTCGGTTCACTTTTCCTTCCTGGATAagtctttcctttctgtcctgtagagaacaaagcaaaaagagaCAAAAGATTAGAGAGCAGTAATTCTGGCATGGCCATGGAATAACTGCAAATCAGGaataaaaattccccaaatttaAGTGTAATCCCATCCCCTAACGCCAAGAACCCTGAGGAGGTAATAAGAAGCTAACGTTGGGACAGTAAGAAGATACCACCATTCAAAAGTCCCTTGGAGATGCTTTTTAGTGATGAGAAGGCCCCTTCTAAAGCAGGtatcgtttttttgttttgttctgaggcAGAATCCCAccctacagcccaggctggcctggaactcagtcattagcctagctggcctcaaactcagggtgaacctcttgcctcagcctgcccagggctaggattagaggtgtgagctgccatgcctaGCTTCCAAAGCAGCCGTGAGAGTGAATGCAAACAAGTCCTGGGAAAGCACAGCAGCTTCACCAGTCAAAAGTCCAGAGCTCTGATGGAAGAGCAGATGGCTAGCTGATGATGAAGGCGCATGAGTGGCCTCCAGCCTAGACGGCTGCACAAGTTCTGGGACTGTGCTAGGAACTGAAAGCCAGAACGGAGCAGCCTTCTCTGTGAGCATGTGGCCAGGCCTCTGATGACAGTGGCTGACAGACTACTTGTGCTTCCACTGTTAGGCTAAAGAGTAACTCAGGAAGAGCTCAGCAAGAGAGCATGCCAAGTGGTCCATATGTTAGCACTGGGCCAGTCAGCAGCATCTCTGACAAGTGCACCAACGAAACCGAAGACCTTCACTGGGATATCTGAAGGTGAATCCCAAAAGAAGTCTAGTTTGAAGCCAGACATAGGAGactcattcctgtaatcccaatgctccTGAGACTGAGACAAGAGTCCTTAAATGTGAGGCTGGCCTGGGTGACATGGTGAGACCTTCTCAATTCTGTCTTAGTAAAAGTTTCTATCCACCCTCTAAGgagaaaataaactttaagaaAAGTAATTATGGTATTCATTTGCTTAATAACCACACTATAATTTCCTTATATTATCATGAGCTAAACTCCAATCTCATAAATTTAAACTGACCATTCTATTACTTTTTTTAAGTGTCAGAGTAGACATTATTAAATCTGAAAGAGCCATAGGCTGCCATGGTTTTCAACCAAGTATCAAATCAAACTGAAAACTCCAACTCTTCCTTTAAGGAATGAAGGTACcagacagaaagggaaaggaaggttcCTGTAGGAGGGGCTTAGGAACAATGGCCACAACATGAGTGGCAGCTGGCACCTTGGAGGGACCTCCCACACCAATGCCAAACACCTGGCCCTAATACTTACCCTGTCTGTTTTGAAAATATAGTACCAGAAGATGAGGGGCCCAAATGCCGCCAGAGCCCCTAAAAGTGAGTTCTTTGGAGTGGGTCTGAAATTAGGATAAACATTTGTTGATTTTGCATAGGCCCAACGGATCAAGGCGGGGTCATCCTGAAATGAATACCAAGGAAGACATGTAAACCTTCAGGCCAGTGGAGAGAGAAACTCAGCAGGCTGTTGTGAAGGAGCAGAGGGGGCTTCTGTTCTTCCGTTAACTGGCACCCACCTCAACTCTGCCTTTCTGACCTCTACCTCCCGGGTAGGGTTACAGGACTGGGCCACACTCCCACCTGACTCGTTTCCAGTACTCAGAAACCGTACTTTTTCTTTCgcgcctctctcttccttttcctttttttggttttggtttttatgagacaaggtcttgctttgtagcccacgTCACCATCATGACAATCCTCGagtgtctcagcttcccaaggactgggatcacaggtgtgcaccaccatgttggTCAAAAAGAACGGTCTGATGATACTGTTCAAATGCTGCACAATTTCAAGATTCTTCTATCCTCTTCCAGCTTTCTATTTACTTAGGATTTAAGACTCCTAACTTTAAACTGGCAGAGAAGCCTCCTTCCCCAAGTCACTTACACAAATCCCTCAGACttatccttctcctgtttctatcTCAGAAGTGGCCATTAGAACCACACCGCAGCCCTGACAAAGAGACCTCAGAGGCTTCCTATTTTGCTTCTAGGACCCTTTCTGATGCTGCCGCAATGGGCCTTTCCCTGCTACAGCAGTTGCAGGAAGATCAAAGCAGGCTTACTCTAACTCTGAATTATaagcttttgctttcttttagtCCTGAGAATCAAACCAAGGGCATTATGTAAACTAGACAAGAAATCTACCACAGAGCTCTGTACCTTTCACCATGAACTATAAGTTCTTAAACTTACTTGGCTGATGTCTGAAAAACAAACTATTACATTCCACACTATTAAAAGTCTTGCAA includes:
- the Ndufb4 gene encoding NADH dehydrogenase [ubiquinone] 1 beta subcomplex subunit 4 codes for the protein MSGSKYKPAPLATLPSTLDPAEYDVSPETRRAQVERLSIRARLKREYLLQYNDPKRTSHIDDPALIRWAYAKSTNVYPNFRPTPKNSLLGALAAFGPLIFWYYIFKTDRDRKERLIQEGKVNRTLKMSY